The genomic DNA GTGCGCACGCTCTCCAGCAGTGTCAGCATCAGCAGGGCGGGCAGAACCACCACTGCCGTCGCCAGGAGCGCCCCGCCCAGGCCGGCGACACGGAAGCCGACGAACGTGGCGGCGTTGACGGCAATCGGCCCCGGCGTCATCTGCGCGACGGCCACGATCCGCGACATCTCCTGCTCCTGAAGGAACCCGCGGTTCTCCACCAGCTCGCGGCCCATCAGCGGCACGGTCACCAGCCCGCCCCCGTAGGCGCCGACGCCGATGATTGCGAAGCTCACTGTCAGCAGCCACAGCTTCTGCATAGGTCTACGCTCCGAACGTCAAAGCAGTTCCGCACACTCCCGCCGGGCCGTCACGACGAGGTTCCTGAGTCCCCGAACCCCGTCCGCCCGGAGCCACTGATCGAGGAACCCCTCCCGCGCCGCCATCTGCGCCAGCCCCGCGATGCAGGCCAGGTAACACTCGCGCATATCCAGCGACCCGACCAGCACGAAGACGATCCGGACCTGCGGCGCCTGCTCGGAGAAGAAGGCCCCGCCCCGGCATCGCACCAGCGCCATCTTCAGCACGTTCTGGCCGTCGACAACGACGTGCGGCAGCGCCACGGACGGACTGACCGCGGTGCTGCTGGCGGCCTCGCGATGCTTCAGCGCCGCCGCCAGCGCCGACCGCTCCGCCGGAGCCGGCCCGCCGAGTTCCTGCCCGACCAGCTCGAGCAGCTCATCGGAGGAGACCGCCCCCTTCAGGTCGAGCACCGGCGCCTTCTCCAGCAGTGCGCGCACCCGGCCGCGCAACCGGTCATGCGGGTAGTAGATGATCTCCCGCAGGTCCGCCCCGTAGTGCTCGCCGAGCAGTTCCTGCGCGGGGATGCCCTCGATGAGCTTCAGGAGCGCCAGCCCCTCCTCGGTCTCCTCACGCACCGCCATCCGCTCGCGCATCAGCAGGTAACCCAGCCCGGCGGCCACCAGGACCGCCCAGATGGGGTGCGGACCGAAGACGGCCACCGCCAGCCCCGCAGCGCCCACGAATGCGTTCTGC from Candidatus Brocadiaceae bacterium includes the following:
- a CDS encoding chromate transporter yields the protein MQKLWLLTVSFAIIGVGAYGGGLVTVPLMGRELVENRGFLQEQEMSRIVAVAQMTPGPIAVNAATFVGFRVAGLGGALLATAVVVLPALLMLTLLESVRTRSGPNDHFLRLRRGLRIGVLSLLLFAVWSYGRIVIAAPMEFAIAAGAFALLTLCEGKVHPLAVIAGSGVVGLFVF
- a CDS encoding PTS transporter subunit EIIA — protein: MSAVNQDLANAPSVSCLRLFWTYFRIGLMTFGGGFAMAAVMRHELVLRRRWLTDREFVDVLSRATAVPGAIAVNLAFVEGRRLAGMRGAATAAAGTVCPSVLVMLLIVRFGAPYFDHPAVAAFLKGCAIAVAGQIAFSALTFARRLRRTWQNAFVGAAGLAVAVFGPHPIWAVLVAAGLGYLLMRERMAVREETEEGLALLKLIEGIPAQELLGEHYGADLREIIYYPHDRLRGRVRALLEKAPVLDLKGAVSSDELLELVGQELGGPAPAERSALAAALKHREAASSTAVSPSVALPHVVVDGQNVLKMALVRCRGGAFFSEQAPQVRIVFVLVGSLDMRECYLACIAGLAQMAAREGFLDQWLRADGVRGLRNLVVTARRECAELL